A genomic window from Rhizobium sp. 007 includes:
- a CDS encoding acyltransferase has translation MRIVLISGIVFVHIPFDPANTPFNGNYGFFDWLRVFLSEALFRVGVPCLSAISGYLLFRGGTEGFNYVKTVCTKAQTVFLPFLIWNTAFFIAALAMLSVGIGDGYVVSPWTASVRGLLSQLFAAEEFPTNIPLYFLRDLFVCILLSPLLAWLIRRIPLLTLSTLLLLALIPEMSLYIVIKRSILFSFAFGIYASLYNIDIKALDRFAPLGVALLLAASALLATAIYMTGPSMPDWVELCRNALAIGGAAGFWMLSAPLIKTPLGQRLAKTGSLSFWIFCAHYPLLVLFFMIWGKTGIGFYPLFFCGSLLVLFPVLALSNSFVRSNAPRLYAVLTGGRTKKSSQSASRRDVPAEFVPQQR, from the coding sequence ACGGAAACTACGGTTTCTTCGACTGGCTGCGGGTCTTCCTGAGCGAAGCGCTCTTCCGTGTCGGGGTTCCCTGCCTCAGCGCCATTTCCGGCTACCTGCTGTTTCGTGGCGGGACGGAGGGCTTCAACTATGTGAAAACCGTGTGCACGAAAGCGCAGACCGTTTTCCTGCCGTTTCTCATCTGGAACACGGCATTCTTCATCGCCGCGCTTGCGATGCTGAGCGTCGGCATCGGTGACGGCTATGTCGTAAGCCCGTGGACCGCATCGGTGCGTGGCCTTCTCAGTCAGCTCTTTGCGGCCGAGGAATTTCCCACCAACATCCCGCTTTACTTCCTGCGCGACCTCTTCGTCTGCATCCTGCTTTCGCCGCTGCTCGCCTGGCTCATCCGGCGCATCCCCCTGCTGACATTGTCGACATTGTTGCTGCTCGCGCTCATTCCGGAAATGTCGCTCTATATCGTGATCAAGCGCTCGATCCTCTTCAGCTTCGCTTTCGGCATCTATGCGAGCCTCTACAACATCGACATCAAGGCGCTCGACCGCTTTGCACCACTTGGCGTGGCGCTGCTGCTTGCCGCTTCGGCGCTGCTTGCAACCGCGATCTACATGACCGGCCCATCGATGCCGGACTGGGTGGAACTATGCCGAAATGCACTGGCAATCGGCGGGGCTGCCGGCTTCTGGATGCTCTCGGCACCGCTGATCAAGACCCCTCTCGGCCAGCGTCTTGCAAAGACCGGAAGCTTGAGCTTCTGGATCTTCTGCGCCCATTATCCGCTGCTCGTCCTATTCTTCATGATTTGGGGAAAGACGGGCATCGGCTTCTATCCGCTCTTCTTCTGCGGCTCGCTTCTGGTGCTCTTTCCAGTGCTTGCGCTTTCCAACAGCTTTGTCCGCAGCAACGCACCGCGTCTCTACGCCGTTTTGACCGGCGGCCGGACCAAAAAGAGCTCTCAATCCGCTTCCCGCCGGGATGTCCCGGCAGAATTCGTTCCACAGCAAAGGTGA